In Amyelois transitella isolate CPQ chromosome 3, ilAmyTran1.1, whole genome shotgun sequence, a single genomic region encodes these proteins:
- the LOC106129792 gene encoding 17-beta-hydroxysteroid dehydrogenase 13, with translation MDEIRRKDGECLGYTVDVTAREQVCAMAAAMRRRVTDVTMLISNAGALKCAPLMSLKPESIVKLVEINLLAHFWLIQAFLPSMVERRHGHIVAINSSAGLIPCADMIPYSAAKYGLRGLMESISEELRLDTWTKNINTTSVYMSAVSTGICPTTHRFTSWHKEVTAQEAAKIIIDGIRKNHKTICIPWFMKFLMDFLNLLPYRIRIIFTDFFNFSHRGWFCYC, from the exons ATGGACGAGATCAGAAGGAAAGATGGAGAG TGCCTTGGCTACACGGTAGACGTGACGGCTAGGGAGCAAGTCTGCGCTATGGCGGCCGCCATGCGCAGGAGAGTCACCGACGTCACCATGCTCATATCCAACGCCGGGGCCCTCAAGTGCGCCCCGCTGATGAGCCTCAAGCCGGAGTCTATCGTGAAGTTGGTCGAGATCAACTTGCTTGCACATTTTTGG CTGATCCAAGCATTCCTCCCAAGCATGGTGGAGAGGAGACATGGACACATAGTGGCCATAAACTCCAGTGCGGGGTTGATACCATGCGCTGATATGATACCGTACAGCGCTGCTAAATATGGACTAAGAG GCTTAATGGAATCTATCAGCGAGGAACTGCGCCTGGATACGTGGACTAAGAACATTAACACGACGTCGGTATACATGTCCGCGGTGTCCACGGGGATCTGCCCCACCACACACCGGTTCACGTCCTGGCACAAGGAGGTGACGGCCCAAGAAGCAGCTAAGATTATTATAGATG GAATCCGCAAGAACCACAAAACAATCTGTATACCTTGGTTCATGAAATTTCTCATGGACTTTTTGAACCTTCTCCCGTACCGCATAAGGATCATTTTCACCGATTTCTTCAACTTCAGTCACAGAGGCTGGTTTTGTTACTGTTAA
- the LOC106140117 gene encoding uncharacterized protein LOC106140117 produces the protein MCDDVHNCCRICLDVESDHVNILGDPTIHLHLKSCLAISITPDDELPKVICSACVSKLSDFYNFQLNARCSQDWLESTIEEKTKKPSEKTPIQPLPDSEYNSDSLLEFLNNTANIEEYLNNLGKEDIPSIVNLLDRNENALESKSKVSKPVTPKKKESCKLEKHINMEIDVLDSEADVVNEILMKETEPKIKLKNVEKLVCFACAMKFDSVHKLSQHVSSCDNASRTCTNCHILFDSRQQMLQHSVVHNTSLTCNCDAKYASSRLLIIMRCTAMLKVILQCRNQQNTFANLVAAVLQPTHHL, from the exons ATGTGTGACGATGTTCATAACTGTTGCCGAATTTGCTTAGACGTGGAATCAGATCACGTTAATATTCTTGGAGACCCCACTATACACCTTCACCTGAAATCATGCCTTGCAATTTCGATTACTCCAGACGATGAGTTACCCAAAGTAATTTGCTCAGCCTGTGTATCCAAACTAAGTGATTTCTACAATTTCCAACTCAATGCTAGATGTTCTCAAGACTGGCTGGAGTCTACGATCGaagaaaagactaaaaaacCCTCAGAGAAAACTCCGATTCAACCATTACCAGATTCAGAGTACAATTCAGATTCGTtacttgaatttttaaataacactgcaaatatagaagaatatttaaataatttaggcAAAGAAGATATACCGTCTATAGTGAATTTGTTAGACAGGAACGAGAACGCATTGGAATCTAAGTCGAAAGTTTCCAAGCCAGTAACACCTAAGAAAAAAGAGTCTTGCAAGCTGGAAAAGCATATCAACATGGAAATAGACGTATTAGATTCTGAAGCAGACGTTGTTAATGAGATTTTGATGAAGGAAACAGAACCgaaaattaaactaaagaaCGTTGAAAAGCTAGTTTGTTTTGCTTGTGCTATGAAGTTTGATAGTGTTCATAAACTGTCGCAGCATGTGAGTTCCTGTGATAATGCTTCTAGAACTTGTACAAACTGTCATATTCTATTTGATTCGAGGCAGCAAATGCTTCAACACAGTGTGGTTCATAACACATCTTTAACCTGTAATTGTG ATGCAAAGTATGCAAGTTCACGTCTGCTGATCATAATGAGATGTACCGCCATGTTAAAGGTCATACTTCAATGCCGGAACCAACAAAACACCTTTGCGAATCTTGTGGCCGCTGTTTTGCAACCCACGCATCACTTATAA